One Deltaproteobacteria bacterium DNA window includes the following coding sequences:
- a CDS encoding HDOD domain-containing protein: MSGSGSASEKKRIFEVVCPGCGKRLRIGRDVKLIEVEEGESDAGLFAERDEAFREKIVERILAKNYEVPLLPHVALRVMRLTGDASVSMQDMAKVILTDQGISSRILQIANSPVYGAAVEIQTISQALVRLGQNEVKNLMLAISMHSRIFKSAVYKKLAQQLWEHSIAVAFAARVVANALRLPREEAFLAGLMHDVGKMVLLTIMESAQKLVAPGFMPSDRTVHAILAQYGADVGEMVAKSWDMPHHMADAIARMPHLHEMREAAPETAAVALANDIAVIRGIGPDRAEIALVDTPGARLLNLSVEACDELLVRFDQIHEQARGVFL, translated from the coding sequence ATGTCCGGGTCGGGGTCTGCGTCCGAGAAAAAACGGATCTTCGAGGTGGTGTGCCCGGGGTGCGGCAAACGCCTGCGCATCGGCCGCGACGTCAAGCTCATCGAAGTGGAAGAGGGCGAGTCGGACGCGGGGCTTTTCGCGGAGCGCGACGAGGCGTTTCGCGAGAAGATCGTCGAGCGCATCCTGGCGAAGAACTACGAGGTGCCGCTGCTGCCGCACGTCGCGCTGCGGGTCATGCGCCTGACGGGCGACGCGAGCGTCTCGATGCAGGACATGGCCAAGGTGATCCTGACCGACCAGGGCATCTCGTCGCGCATTTTGCAGATCGCCAACAGCCCCGTGTACGGCGCGGCGGTGGAGATCCAGACGATCAGCCAGGCGCTGGTGCGACTCGGACAGAACGAGGTGAAGAACCTCATGCTGGCGATCTCGATGCACTCGCGCATCTTCAAGTCGGCCGTGTACAAGAAGCTCGCGCAGCAGCTCTGGGAGCACTCCATCGCGGTCGCGTTCGCGGCGCGCGTGGTGGCGAACGCGCTGCGTCTGCCGCGCGAGGAGGCGTTTCTGGCCGGGCTCATGCACGACGTGGGCAAGATGGTGCTGCTGACGATCATGGAGAGCGCGCAAAAGTTGGTTGCGCCGGGCTTCATGCCGTCTGACCGAACGGTGCACGCGATCCTCGCGCAATACGGTGCGGACGTGGGCGAGATGGTGGCCAAATCGTGGGACATGCCGCACCACATGGCCGATGCGATCGCGCGGATGCCGCACTTGCACGAAATGCGCGAGGCGGCGCCCGAGACGGCCGCCGTGGCGCTCGCCAACGACATCGCCGTGATCCGCGGCATCGGGCCGGATCGGGCCGAGATCGCGCTCGTGGACACGCCGGGGGCGCGGCTGCTCAATCTCTCGGTGGAAGCCTGCGACGAATTGCTCGTGCGTTTCGATCAGATCCACGAGCAGGCGAGGGGGGTCTTTTTGTGA
- a CDS encoding flagellar basal body-associated FliL family protein produces the protein MADEEKAGAPAEGEKKSKKKLFIFVGIGVAVIAAVVVALFLTGIVGGHKKDGEGDEHAKAEEAKLKEAPRPALELKEFVVNLADSDTPRYLKAVIVLELTSDPVKAACEKSMAPIRSTLVELLSSKSYAEVKDIKGKTRLRHEITVRLNEILGMSGVTQVYFTDFIIQ, from the coding sequence ATGGCGGACGAAGAAAAAGCCGGGGCACCGGCCGAGGGTGAAAAGAAAAGCAAAAAGAAGCTCTTCATCTTCGTCGGCATCGGTGTCGCCGTGATCGCGGCAGTTGTCGTGGCGCTGTTTCTCACGGGCATTGTCGGCGGACACAAGAAGGATGGCGAGGGCGACGAGCACGCCAAGGCCGAGGAGGCCAAGCTCAAGGAAGCCCCGCGGCCCGCGCTCGAACTCAAGGAGTTCGTCGTCAACCTCGCCGACTCGGACACCCCCCGCTACCTCAAAGCCGTCATCGTTCTCGAACTCACCAGCGATCCGGTCAAGGCCGCGTGCGAGAAGTCGATGGCGCCGATCCGCAGCACCCTCGTCGAACTGCTGTCGAGCAAGTCCTACGCCGAAGTCAAGGACATCAAGGGCAAGACGCGACTGCGTCATGAGATTACCGTGCGCCTCAACGAGATCCTCGGCATGAGCGGCGTCACGCAGGTCTATTTCACCGACTTCATCATCCAATAA
- a CDS encoding IPT/TIG domain-containing protein, giving the protein MKKRHSPFVWITALAAVAVFATCSRDFGRIASKSSGGLTVDSVEPAEGANTAETAITVRGTGFGGTMEIYVGATLCTAVTQVSATVLTALVPSGMTAGVYDVTAVSSTGASGVRADAFTVVDPGEIQLTSITPSEGLDSEETAVTLIGASFLAGATALIGDTTLSQIELVDASTITAVVPAGLTPDTYDVSVSNSDGSTATLLDAFEVISADAVRIDSVEPTSGENDEDVLVTIIGANFTNPVTVYLGGTALTEPEPVFQSTTRVVVTVPAGTTPGLYSITLVNPDDTSDTLDDAYTVIDAGGDDDTDDDTDDDTDDDADDDTTDDDTTDDDTTDDDTV; this is encoded by the coding sequence ATGAAGAAACGACATTCCCCGTTCGTGTGGATCACGGCGCTGGCCGCTGTCGCGGTCTTCGCGACGTGCTCGCGGGATTTCGGGCGGATCGCATCGAAGAGTTCTGGCGGGCTGACGGTGGACTCGGTGGAGCCGGCGGAGGGCGCGAACACCGCCGAGACGGCGATCACGGTGCGCGGCACGGGTTTCGGCGGCACGATGGAGATCTACGTCGGCGCGACGCTGTGCACGGCCGTCACGCAGGTCTCGGCGACGGTGCTGACCGCGTTGGTGCCCTCCGGCATGACGGCGGGCGTGTACGACGTGACGGCGGTGTCCTCGACCGGCGCGAGCGGCGTGCGCGCGGATGCATTCACGGTCGTCGACCCGGGCGAAATCCAGCTCACGTCGATCACGCCGAGCGAAGGGCTCGACAGCGAGGAAACCGCCGTGACGCTGATCGGCGCGAGCTTTCTGGCGGGGGCGACCGCGTTGATTGGCGACACCACGCTGTCGCAGATCGAATTGGTGGACGCGAGTACGATTACCGCAGTGGTTCCGGCCGGCCTGACACCGGATACCTACGACGTGAGCGTGTCGAACTCGGACGGCTCGACGGCCACGCTGCTCGACGCCTTCGAAGTGATTTCCGCGGACGCGGTGCGCATCGACTCGGTGGAGCCGACGTCGGGAGAGAACGACGAGGACGTGCTGGTGACGATCATCGGCGCGAACTTCACGAACCCCGTCACCGTGTACTTGGGCGGGACGGCGCTCACCGAGCCCGAGCCGGTCTTCCAGTCCACGACGCGTGTGGTGGTCACGGTTCCGGCGGGCACGACCCCGGGCCTGTATTCCATCACGCTCGTGAACCCCGACGACACGAGCGACACGCTCGACGACGCCTATACGGTGATCGACGCGGGCGGCGACGACGACACCGACGACGACACCGACGACGATACGGACGATGATGCGGACGACGATACAACGGACGATGACACGACGGACGACGACACCACCGACGACGATACGGTCTGA
- a CDS encoding HAMP domain-containing histidine kinase — MNDDDHVRRLARVGFDAGMTVHDLSNVVGAVIGYAQLAHMTGDPADYRQAVDVIEPALQRARHSIARFKADADGAGVVAPIDLGAFVASVVDGLRDEIRRAGHIIAMGVDQSATVLVKPVDQAVAIAALVVQIAARHVSPCEIRLDVRVTDGSAVLRIRPRPLDAAAATTRAMALSTAEWDLIRKVVIETDLRLVDDDAGGRGFGYHLSWPIPTA, encoded by the coding sequence ATGAACGACGACGACCACGTCCGGCGACTCGCGCGCGTCGGGTTCGACGCGGGCATGACGGTGCACGACCTGTCGAACGTCGTCGGCGCGGTCATCGGCTACGCGCAGCTCGCGCACATGACGGGCGACCCGGCGGATTACCGGCAGGCCGTGGACGTCATCGAACCGGCGCTGCAGCGCGCGCGGCATTCAATCGCACGATTCAAGGCGGATGCCGACGGCGCGGGAGTCGTCGCGCCGATCGATCTGGGCGCGTTCGTCGCCTCGGTCGTGGACGGGCTGCGAGACGAAATCCGCCGCGCCGGGCACATCATTGCAATGGGCGTCGACCAGTCCGCCACCGTGCTCGTCAAGCCCGTGGATCAGGCGGTCGCGATCGCCGCGCTCGTCGTTCAGATCGCAGCGCGACACGTCTCACCGTGCGAAATTCGCCTGGACGTGCGCGTGACCGACGGATCGGCGGTGCTGAGGATTCGGCCGCGACCGCTCGACGCCGCAGCCGCCACGACGCGCGCGATGGCGCTTTCGACGGCGGAGTGGGACCTGATCCGCAAGGTCGTGATCGAGACGGATCTGCGTCTAGTGGACGACGACGCGGGCGGTCGCGGCTTCGGCTACCATCTGAGTTGGCCGATTCCGACCGCTTGA